The proteins below are encoded in one region of Oncorhynchus tshawytscha isolate Ot180627B linkage group LG04, Otsh_v2.0, whole genome shotgun sequence:
- the LOC112264065 gene encoding protein lin-7 homolog C yields MASLGEPVRLERDISRAIELLDKLQRTGEVPPQKLQALQRVLQSEFCNAVREVYEHVYETVDINSSPEVRANATAKATVAAFAASEGHSHPRVVELPKTEEGLGFNIMGGKEQNSPIYISRIIPGGIADRHGGLKRGDQLLSVNGVVRVVYAVSGCVRIPILAF; encoded by the exons ATGGCGTCTTTGGGGGAACCTGTTCGACTGGAAAGAG ACATTTCTCGGGCCATTGAATTGCTTGACAAACTCCAGAGGACGGGGGAAGTGCCACCCCAGAAACTGCAGGCACTGCAAAGGGTCTTGCAGAGCGAGTTCTGTAATGCTGTGCGAGAG GTGTATGAACATGTGTATGAGACAGTGGACATTAACAGTAGCCCAGAAGTCAGGGCAAATGCCACAGCCAAG GCCACTGTTGCAGCGTTTGCGGCCAGTGAGGGGCACTCACACCCTCGCGTGGTGGAGCTGCCTAAGACTGAGGAAGGACTTGGCTTCAATATAATGGGAGGGAAGGAACAGAACTCTCCTATTTACATCTCACGCATCATTCCTGGTGGAATCGCCGACCGCCACGGGGGCCTCAAGAGAGGCGACCAGCTTCTTTCTGTCAATGGGGTGGTACGTGTTGTTTATGCAGTCTCTGGTtgtgtccgaatacccatacttgCGTTCTAA